The Natronoarchaeum mannanilyticum genome includes the window GTCGCCGTTCGGAACAACGAGATGATCGCGATCCAGTTCCTGCTCGAACGGCTCGCGAACTGGAAGCCGTGGCTCGGTTACCTGGTGAAAATGATCGGAAAACTGGTCACCGCCGGCTTCCTGCTCGTCGCCCTCGAAGGGACGGTCGTCACGACCATCGACGACTGGGCGACGTCGATCGGCGGGATCGGGTTCGTCACGTCCGGTCACCTGTACCTCGGGATCGGCATCGGCCTCGCGCTGATGCTGCTCTACACCGCGATCGACCTCGTGGCGCTCGTGCGGGAGATCCTGGCGTGGACGGGCGGCGAAACCAGCGGCAGCCAACTCGAGGAGGGGATGGCCGATGAGTGAGCTGCTCATTATCGGCACCCTGTTCCTCGGGACGCTCCTGGTCCTGTACGCGCTCGGCGTCTCCGTCGGGATCGCCATGGGCGCCACCTGCGTCATCGTGATGCTGTCTCCGTTCGGGCGCGGACTCAACCCCGGGCTGATCGCTCAACAGTTGCTCTACGGGCTCAACAGCTTCACGCTGCTCGCCATCCCGTTCTACCTGCTGCTGGGGCGGCTGATGAACCGCATCGGGATGACGCAGCGCATCTTCTCGCTGGCGAACTCGCTCGTCGGGCAGTTCCGCGGGGGGATCGCCCACGTCAACATCGTCGCGAGCATGATCTTCTCGGGGATGTCCGGCCTCGCGGTCGCCGACGCCGCGGGACTCGGTCGCGTCGAGTACACCGCGATGCGCGACCAGGGGTACGAGAAGGACATCTCGCTCGGCGTCACCGGGTCGTCCGCGATTATCGGCCCGATCATCCCACCGAGCGTGCCGATCATCATCTACGCCGTGCTGGCCGAGGAGTCGATCGGCGAGCTGTTCCTCGGCGGGGTCATCCCCGGGATCCTCATCGGCATCTTCCTGATGGCGCTCGTCTTCCTGATCGTGCACCTGCGGGGGTACGAATCCGACAACACCTTCGACCTGTCGGACTGCTGGAAGAGTTTAAAGGAGGCGGTGTTCCCGCTGTTCGCCCCGATACTCATCATCGGCGGCATTCTCTCCGGCCTATTCACCGCCACCGAAGCGGGGGCCATCGCGGTCGTCTACACCATCCTCCTCGGAATGTTCGTCTACGACGAACTCTCCCTGCGGGGGCTGTTCGAGGAGCTCCAGTACGGGATGGTCGAGACGTTCTCGCTGACGTTCATCGTCGGCGTGGCGTCGCTGTACGGCCTCGTCGCGCTACAGCTGCAGCTGCCGATCCTGATGGCCGAGTCGATCACGAACTTCTCGGGCAACCCCACGGTCGTGATCCTGCTGCTGGTCGGGCTCCTGCTCGTCGTCGGGACGTTCATGGAGACCATCGCCGCGATCACCATCCTCGTCCCGATCTTCATGCCGATCCTGGAGATCACCGGCATCGACCCGCTCCACTTCGGCATCGTGATGATCCTGACGCTGATGCTCGGCCTGCTGACGCCGCCGTTCGGCGTCATCCTCTTCGTCCTGGAGAAGGTGACCGACGCGACGCTGGAGGAAGTGATGAAAGCGGTACTACCCTACTACGTGCCGATTCTCCTGGTGTTGCTGATCACCATCTTCGTCCCGGAGGTCGTCACGTACCCGGTGACCGAACTGATGGGCTGACGGGCGGCTGAGGCGCCCCGGCTCTTCTCTTCCCATCGGAGGCGGCTGAACCAACGGAAACATTTTTTCTGGTTGCCAGTGAGTACCACCCGTGAGAACGTTCGAGGGCTACCCGCGGGACGACGGCCCCGCCGGTGTACGAAACTACGTGGCAGTGATACCGACGTCGGTCACGGCGTCGCCGGTCGCGGCGGAGATCGCCGATCGGTCGGCCGAGACCGTCCGAGCGACGCCGCATCAGATGGGGACCGATCCGCCGGCGGCGACTCGCGACCAGATCGAGCGAACGCTGACGGGCGTCGGCAGCAACCCCAACGTCGGCGGGACGCTCGTCGTCGACCTCGGCACGGAGGCGATCGACGCCGACGATATCGCCGACGCGGTGGCGGCGACCGGCCGCGACGCCGAGACGCTCTCGATCCGCGAGGCGGGCGGGACGGCGGCCGCAGTCGAGGAGGGAACGGAACTGGCCCGCTCCCTTCGCGAGGGGATCTCCGGCGCGCGCCGAGAGGAGCGCGGCGCGAGCGAACTCGTCTTCGCCGTCGAGTGCGGCGGCTCCGACGCGACGAGCGGGATCGCCGCCAACCCGGCCGTCGGGGCGGCCTGCGACCGCCTGGTGCGAGACGGCGGCACGGCGACGTTCTCCGAGACGCCGGAGTTCATCGGCGCCGAGCACGTCCTGGCCGAGCGGTGCGCGGACGAGGACGTCAGAGAGCGGCTCCTCGATCGCGTCGAGCGCCGGGAGTCGACGGCCGAGTTGATGGGCGTCGATCTGCGGGGCGCACAGCCTAGCCCCGGTAATCAGGAGGGCGGCCTGACGACCATCGAGGAGAAGAGCCTCGGCGCCATCTCGAAGGGCGGGACGACCCCAGTTCAGGGCATCGTCGACTACGCCGAGCGGCTCCCGGTCGGCGGCGGGCTGGTGCTGATGGACACGCCGGGGTACGACATCGAGAGCGTCGTCGGCAAGGTCGCCGGCGGCGCGCAGGTCGTCGCCTTCACCACCGGGCGGGGGTCGACGACCGGGAACCCGCTGGCGCCCGTGATCAAGGTGACGGGGAACCCGAAGACGGCGGACCGACTCGCCGCGAACGTCGACGTCGACGCGAGCGACGTGATCGACGGCGAGCCGATCGACGCCGTCGGCGAGCGGATCTACGAGACGCTGCTGGCCGTCGCCGGCGGCGAGCGGACCGCCGCGGAGCGCCGCCGCCTCGAGGAGTTCGCCGTCAACGAGCTCCAGCCGAACGAGCTCGCGGAGCTGCGGGGTGACGCATGAAAGGGACGGTCCTCGGCGACGCCGGGCTGCACATGGCGGCACGGGACAACGTCGTCACGGCCATCGACGACCTGGAGGCCGGCACGAAAATCCCGCGCGACGGCGAGACGGTCGAACTCGCCGAGGCGGTCCCGTTCGGCCACAAGATCGCGCTGGTGGCGATGGAGCCCGGTGACGCCGTCGTGAAGTACGGCGAGACGATCGGGGAAGCCGTCGAGCCGATCGCCCCCGGCGAGTGGGTACACACGCACAACTGCGAGAGCAGGCGCGGCCGGGGCGACCGCGCCGCGAGCGACGGAGAGGTGGCCTGATGTCGGCGCCGACCGGTGCCGCTTCGACCCGCGAGTCGACGACGTCCTTCGAGGCGTATCGGCGGGACGACGGGCGGGCGGGCGTGCGGAACCGCGTGCTGGTCGTCCCGTCGGTGATCTGCTCACACATCGTCGCCGAACGCATCGCCGAGCGCGAGGACGGCGCCGTCTGCGCCCCGCACGACCACGGCTGCGGGCAGATCGGCGACGACCACGACCAGACCGAACGGACGCTCCTGAACCTCGCCCGCAATCCGAACGTCGCGGGCGCGACCGTCGTGGGGCTGGGCTGCGAACACCTCCAGAGCGGGCCGTTCGCCGACCGGGTCGCCGAGAGCGGCGTGACGGTCCGCGAGACGGCGATCCAGGACGCGGGCGGCACCGAGGCCTGCGTCGAGGAGGGCGCCGCGGCGACCGCCGACCTGGCGGCGGCCGCGGCCGACGCGGATCGGGCCGACGCGACGCTGGCAGATCTCACCGTCGGCGTCGTGAGCTCGGATCTCGAGGGGTCGACGCGGACGGTCGCGGATCCGCTAGTGGGCGATACCGTCGACGCGCTGATCGACGCCGGCGCGCGCGTCGTCGTCGCCGGGACGGACCGCCTCGCGGCCCACCGGGACGCGGCCGCCGACCGCGCCGCGACGGCGACCGTCGCCGAGTCGATTCAGGAGATCGGCGAACGCGACGCCGGCCGTCCCGGGAACGCGCGTCGCGTCGCCCGCCGCGCCGCCGACGCGCCGTTCGACGAGATCGTCGAGGCGTGGGGGAACGCGAGCGTCGACGAGCTCGTTCCGTACGGCGGCCGGGCGTCGACCGACGCCGGGCTGACGCTGGTCGACGCTCCCTCCCGCTTCGAGGAGGCCGCGACCGCGCTCGCGGCGGCCGGAGCGTCGGTCGTCGTCCACGTCACCGCGGACGGGGTGCCGACGGGACATCCGGTCGTCCCGGTACTCAAGGTGACCGGCGACGGAGCGACGGCGGAGGCGCTCGCGGACGATATCGACCTCGACGCCCGCGCGGCCGACGCCGACGCGGTGCTCGACGAGCTGGTTCGCGTCGCGGGCGGGGAACGAACGGCGAGCGAGGACCACGGGCTGACGTCGTTCGCGATCAGTCGCGTCGGCCCGTCGCTGTAGGGCGACGGGCGGCTCGACGAAACGGCTCGTCGTCCGCGATCGCCTCGGTCGACGATCCGCGGGCCGAACGGCGACGACCGGCTGATTCGAGGCGGGGAAAAGAATAATACAGCAACACGTCTCGTAGAACACGAGATGGCACTGTTCGAACACGGTCCGGTAGTGGGTCGGCAGCAGACGCCAGGAGCGTCAGACGCCGACGTGGAGGAACGATCCGACGACGGCGCCCGGGGGTCCACGGAGGTGCCGGCGTGAGGGCGGCGCCGCTCGTCGAGGCGGGAACGTTCGAGCCGGAAACCAGGGAGCGCCCGACGCCGGGACCGTCCGAGGTGCTCGTCGAGGTGAGCGATGTCGGCATCTGCGGCTCCGACGTCCACTGGTACGAGCACGGCCGGATGGGCGATCGTGCCGTCGAGGAACCGCTGGTGCTCGGCCACGAGAGCGCCGGGACGGTCGTCGAGGTGGGCGCGGCCGTCGACGACCACGCCGTCGGCGACGCGGTGACGATCGAGCCCGGCGTCCCCTGCGGCGAGTGCGAGCACTGCCGACGGGGCGCGTATAACCTCTGCCCGGCGGTCGAGTTCATGGCGACGCCCGGCACCGACGGCGCGTTCCGGGAGTACGTCGCCTGGCCCGCGGAGTACGTGTACGGTCTCCCCGCGTCCGTCTCCGCTCGAGAGGGGGCGCTCTGCGAGCCGATAAGCGTCGGCGTCCACGCCGTTCGGCGCGCCGGCGTGGGGATGGGGGACTCGGTGCTCGTGATGGGTGCGGGTCCCATCGGCCTCCTCGCCGCCGACGTGGCGCGGGCGGCCGGCGCCGCGGACGTGGCCGTCGTCGACGTCGTCGACTCGAAGCTCGATCGAGCCCTCAACCGCGGTGCGGACCTCGCGATCGACAGCCGCGAGACGGACGTCGCGGCGGCGGTCCGCGACGAGTTCGGCGCGGGCGTCGACGCCGCGATCGAGGCCACCGGGGCGCCGCCCGCGATCGAGGCGGTGCTCGACGCGCCCGGGCCGGACGGCACCGCGGTTCTGGTCGGCCTCGCGCCCGACGCCGAGGTGCCCGTAGACACGTTCGAGCTGGTCCGGCGACAGGTTGACGTGCGGGGGAGCTACAGGTTCGCCAACACGTACCCGACGGCGATCTCCCTGATCGCGAGCGGCGACGTGGACGCGGCCGGGATCGTCGACTTCGAACTGTCGCTCGATCGGATCGGCGACGCGTTCGGGCGGGCCGCGGAGCCCGACGTGGTCAAGGGCATGATCTCGATGGGCTGACTGGGAACTCGACGGGGACGCGGCCGAAGATTTATATTCAAACGGACACCGTATTTCGGCATGGTAATCGTCGCAGCGATCAGCGGCTCCGAGCAGTCGATGGAGGTCGTCGCACAGGCGAACGAACTCGCGCGGGCGTTCGAAGACGAACTCCACCTCGTTCACGTCATCGAGGAGACCGAGTACACGCGGCTGGTCGAAAAGCAGTCCAACGCGCGCGAGACGGACTCGGGATCCGTCGAGGAAAACGCCGCGGCGGCAGCGACGGACGGCGTCGACGAGATCGTCGATGCCGACTACGAGATCGTCGGCCGCGTCGGGAACCCGAGCAAGAAAGTCCTCGAGTACGCGGACGAGGTCGACGCCAGGTACGTCGTCGTCGGGGGTCGATCCCGCTCTCCGACCGGGAAGGCGCTGTTCGGCAGCGTCACCCAGTCGATCCTCCTGAACACGGAACGCCCCGTCGTGACCCTCACGGAGACGGAGTAGCTGATCCGAGTCGACCATGACGCTACAGCCGCGACAAGCCGGTCCGGGGGGCCGCTCCCCAGCAAGTGTCGAGACGAACATTGCAACGCTTATCCCGATACGCACGAAGGAGGACCTATGAGTTCAGGCTCGGTAGAGCAGTTCCAACAGTCGCTGTCGCGCCTCGACGCAGCGTCGACCGTCGTCTCGCCCGACGAACTGGAAGCGACGATCGCCGACCTGGCCGATCCCCCCGCGATCGGGGCCGAACTGCCGTTCGACGATCTCTCGCTCGCCGAGACGCCGGTTACCCTCGGCCCGTCGCCCGCACAGCTCAGGGACGCGGTGACGGGCGTGACGGGGTCGCGCATGGGGATCGCCTCGCTCGGGACGGTCGCCGTCGAGTCCCGGGAAGAGGGCGACGAGTTCGTCGCGCTGTACCCCGAACGACACGTGGTAGTCATCAAAGCGAGCGACCTTCGGTCGGACCTCGCGGACGCCTTCGGCTGGATCCGGGGAGAGTTCGAAGCCGACCGGCAGTCGTTCATCCTCGCGACGGGGCCGAGCTCGACCGGCGACATGGGCGCGCTCGTGCAGGGCGTCCACGGGCCCGAGCAGGTCCACATCGTCATCGTCAGGGACAATGAGTGAATCAGAACAACTGGATGCCGACCGCATCCGCACGCTACTCGAATCGGAGGGCGACGAGATCAAGGAGAACACGCGCCTGTTCAACGCCGAACGGTACGACGCGGTGGAGGCCGTCGGCGAGGCCGAACACGAGGACAACCGGTCCCGGGCGCGGGAAATAAAGGAGGACGCGATCGAGCGCCTCCCCGAGCTCGTCGACCGGACCAGGGAAGCCGTCGAGGCGAACGGCGGCACGGTGTACGTCGCCGACGACGCGGCCGACGCCAACCGGTACATCTCGGAGGTCGCGGACGACGCCGACGCCGACAGCGTCGTGAAATCGAAGTCGATGACGACCGAGGAGATCGACCTGAACGAGGCGCTCGAGGCCGACGGCCTCGACGTCTGGGAGACCGACCTCGGCGAGTTCGTCGTCCAGATTGCCGAGGAGGCGCCGTCGCACATCGTCGGCCCGTCGCTCCACAAGTCCCGCGAGGAGATCACGGAGCTGTTCGAGCGGGAGTTCGACCCGGATGAGTCGCTCGACTCCGCGGAGAAGCTGACGGCGTTCGCCCGGGAGTACCTCGGCGGGCGCATCGACGACGCGGAGGTCGGCGTCACGGGCGCGAACTTCGTCATGGCCGACAGCGGATCGATAGCGCTGGTGACGAACGAGGGGAACGCCCGCAAGTGCGCGTCGATCCCCGACACGCACGTCGCGGTCGCCGGGATCGAGAAGATCATCCCCTCGGTCGCCGAGCTGGAACCGTTCGCTGAGCTCATCTCGCGGTCGGCGACGGGCCAGGAGATCCCCCAGTACCTGTCGCTGCTGACGCCGCCGGTCGACACGCCCGCGATCGACTTCGACAGCGAGGACGAGCCGGGCTTCGGCAACAGCGACGCGGACCGGGAGTTCCACCTGGTGCTCCTCGACAACGGGCGGCGGGAGATGCGCGAGGACGACGATCTCCGCGAGACGCTGTACTGCATCCGGTGTGGCGCCTGCGCGAACTCCTGTGCGAACTTCCAGTCGGTCGGCGGCCACGCCTTCGGCGGCGAGACGTACACGGGCGGCATCGCAACCGGCTGGGAGGCCGGCATCGAGGGCAACGACGTGGCGGAGGAGTTCAACGACCTCTGTACCGGCTGTTCCCGCTGCGTGAACGCGTGTCCGGTGAAGATCGACATCCCCTGGATCAACACGGTCGTCCGCGACCGCATCAACCGCGGGAAGGATCCCGGCTTCGACGACATGCTCGTCGACGGGCTGATGCCCGACGAGGAGGAGAGCGGGACGCCGCTCCGGAAACGGTTCTTCGGGAACTTCGAGACGGCGGCGAAGATCGGGAGCGCGACTGCACCGCTCTCGAACGCCGTGGCCTCGACCGGCCTCGCCCGGAAGGCGATGGAGTCGGTGCTGGGCGTCGACGCCCGGCGCGACCTGCCCGAGTTCGAGCGCACGACCCTCCGCGACTGGGCCGAGGGTCGCGAGTCCCCGGTCGAGGCGCCCGAGCGCCGCGTCGCGCTGTACCCAGACGTGTACACGAACTACGTGCAAACCGAGCGCGGCAAGGCCGCGGTCCGCGTGCTGGAGGCGCTGGGCTGCGAGGTCGTCGTCCCCGACGTCGGCGGTTCGGGGCGGGCGCCGCTGTCCCAGGGGATGATCGCGACGGCCGAACGGAAGGCCGAGGACGTCGCCGAGTCGGTTCTCCCGTACGTCGAGGACGGGTACGACGTGGTCGTCGTCGAGCCCAGCGACCTCGCGATGTTCCGCCGGGAGTACGAGAAACTGCTCCCCGCGGAGGAACACGAACGGATCGACCAGGGGAGCTACGAGATCCTGGAGTACGTGTTCGGCCTGCTGGAGAACGGCGCGAGCGCCGACGCCTTGCCCGGCGGCGACGGCGACGGCGTCGCGTACCACAGCCACTGCCAGCAGCGGACGCTCGGCCTGGAATCGTACACCGAGACGGTGCTGGAGCGGCTGGGGTACGACGTGCTCACCTCCGACGTCGAGTGCTGCGGGATGGCCGGAAGCTTCGGGTACAAGAGCGAGTACTACGACCTGAGCATGGACGTCGGCGCGACGCTGGCCGACCAGTTCGAGGCGGTCGCCGACGAGCGGACGGTCGTCGCCAGCGGCACCTCCTGCATGGAGCAACTCGACTCGCTGCTGTCGCCGGGGACGCGCCATCCCGTCGAGCTTCTCGATCCCGCGGGCCGGTAGTCTTTCGACGCCGCCCGCAGGTAGTCCCGGCAGTCGGGGATCGTCCACCTCGGGTAACTTCTTTATATCGAGGATGCGATAACCGAACGTGCCATGACCCGGAAATCCGCGGATACGATACGGTCAGCCGACACCGCTCTCTATCGCGTGCCGAACGACCAGGTTCTCGAGGACGCGACGCAGTCGTTCGACACGCTGGAGATCGTCTCGGTCACCCTGGAGTCGGAGGGCGGCCGGCGCGGACTCGGATTCACCTACACGATCGGCCGCGGCGGCGCCGCGACCAAGCGGTTCCTCGACGACGAACTCGTCCCGCTGCTGGAGGGCCAGCCGGTCGCTCCCCGCACGGTCCGGTCGAACTTGCGGGGGAACACGACGTTCGTCGGACGCGAAGGGATAAGCGAGTTCGCCGTCGCGGCCGTCGACATCGCCGTCTGGGACCTCCTCGGGAAGATCACCGGACTCCCGCTGTGCGAGCTCCTCGGCGGGGCCCGACGGCCCGTCCCGATGTACGAGACCGACGGCGGCTGGCTCCAGTACGACGCCGACACTCTCGTCGAGAACGCGAAGGGGATCGCCGAGGACGGGTTCGCGGGCATGAAGATGAAGGTGGGATCGTCGGTCGATCGCGACGTCACGCGCGTGCGCGCCGTCCGGGACGCGCTTCCGGCCGACCTGGACCTGATGCTCGACGCCAACTGCTCGTACACGGTGCCGGAAGCGCGTGACCTGGCCGGGCGGCTCGACGACGCGGCGATAACCTGGCTGGAGGAACCGCTCCCCAAGGGCGACTACGCGTCGTACGCCGACCTGCGCGAGCGCATCGACGTCCCGATCGCCACCGGCGAGAACTTCTACAACGAGACGCAGTTCCGGCAGGTGATCGACCGGAACGCCGTCGATTACCTGCAGCCCGACGTCTGCCGGGTCGGCGGGATCTCGCCGTGGCTGAACGTCGCCGAGCAGGCGGCGGCGACTGGCCTCGCCCTGTCGCCGCACTACATCGAGCCGCTCCACGCCCACCTCGCGTGTGCCTTCGACAACGTCCCGTACATCGAACACCACTCAACCGTGTTGGACGAACTACTCGCCGATCCCGTCGCGGTCGAGGACGGGGAGATACTCCCGCCCGACCGTCCGGGACACGGGATGGCCTTCGAGGGCGCGGACGCGTACCGGGTGAACTGATCCTCGACGTTCGCGCGAGCTCGGCGGCGGCCGCGAACCGTTGTCCACCTATCGTGGACGCGATTCGAAAGCGTCAGTCGTAGATTGGGCGGCCGTGTGATTACAGTCTTATGTCTGTAAATTCACGGCGGCTCTCGGAGATCTTAATGAATAATAATAAAATATACTGCGTTCTACCCGTCAATCCGCCCTTCACCGGCCCTCGATGGCGTCTATTTTTGTTGGACGCGCTCCGATCGGGCCCCGGAGACGCACCCGGCCGGTCAGTCGAACGAGAACACCGGTTTGCAGGTTTCGGAGTCCAGGAACGCCTCGAACGCCGCCGTCGGGTCGTCGGCGTAGAAGGACGTGTCGAGCATCGCCGCCGGCTCTATCGTTCCGTTGTCGATGAGCCGGATCGCCTGCTCGAAGTCCCGCCACTGGGACCCGTAGGACGTTTCGATCCGTATCTCGCCCCGGACGACCGGTGTCATGCGCAGTTCGCTCCCGTCGCCGGGAAGGCCGATGACGACTACTTCGCCGCCCTTGCGGACGTGTTCGACGGCGTCCTCGACGCCGGTGTGGTGACCGGTGGTGTCGAAGACCACGTCGAACCCGCGACCGTCCGTGAACGATGTCATCCGGTCTTCGGCGGCGTCGACGGCGAGGTTGACGGTTTCGATCCCCCGGTCGTCGACCAGCGGCAGTCGGTACTTCGCGTCCCTGTCCAGCCCCGAGACGAAGACGTTCGCGCCGATCGAGTCGGCGATCGTAGCGACCAAAACGCCGATCGGTCCCGGTCCCTCCACGAGGACGCGGTCGCCCGGCGTCAGCGACGACTGTTCGAGCACCGCGCGAGCCGCGATGCTCGTCGGCTCGGCGACGGCGGCCTCCCGCAGCGGCGTCGATTCCGGTACCCCGTGAACGAACGTCTCGTCGACGGTCGTGAACTCCGCGTACGCCCCGTCGGTGTGCATGCCGGTGATCGAGAAGTTCTGGCAGACGTTCGACTGTCCGTTCTTGCACTGAAAACAGTCGCCGCAGCGGTGGATCGGTTCCTCGATCACCTTGTCGCCGACCGAGAGCCCGTCGACCTCGTCGCCGACTGCGGCGACGGTTCCGGTCGCTCGCGCTCCTGTACCTCCACCGCCCTCGGACCAGTCTGTACTATCGCTCTCATGATTTCGACCAGCAGCTCGAATACCAGTTCAGGACGCGGAATCATGGAGATACTGGTGCGCCGTGTCGACCGCCGGCCGCCGGCTGCGGGGGGCGTAATCACCAGAATCCTTATGATGGTCGGCGTAAACCCTCCTCGTATGCGACGAGTTCGATTCAGCGACCCGGCCGGGAGCGTCAGAACTGGAACCTGGACCGAGGACGGCATCGAGTTCGGTGGACGGACGTACGATCCCGAGACGGTCGACGTGCGCTCCCCGGTCAAGCCGAGCAAGATCGTGTGCGTCGGTCTCAACTACGCCGACCACGCCGAAGAGGAGGGCATGGAGCTGCCCGATCGACCGATGCTCTTTTTGAAACCGCCGAACACGGTGTCCGGTCACGGCGACGAGATCCCGCTTCCACCGGGCAAAGAATCGGTGGAGTACGAGGCCGAACTCGGCGTCGTCATCGGCGAGCAGTGCCGCAACGTTCCGGAGGAGGAGGCGATGTCAGTCGTCGACGGGTTCACCTGTCTCAACGACGTGTCGAACCGCGACGACCAGCGCGTCGAGCAGAACTGGGTCCGCGGGAAGGCGTTCGACAACGCCGCGCCGGTCGGACCGGTCGTGGCGACGCCCGACGAGGTCCCTGACGACGCGGCCGTCGAACTGCGCGTCAACGGCGAGGTACGACAGAGCTCCAGTCGCGACCAGTTTATCTTCTCGGTCGAAGAGCTGATCGCCGAGATCACCGCGTACATGACGCTGGAACCGGGCGACGTGATTTCGACCGGAACGCCCGCCGGCGTCGGTCCGCTTTCCGACGGCGACGTCGTCGAGGTCGAGATCGAGGGCGTCGGCGTCCTGGAAAACGAGTTCACCCGTCGGTAGGCTCGAATCTCTCGATCCGTTCCCCCGCTTCGTCCGGGGGTGACGCGAAACCGGACAGAAGTTTAATGATTGCTCGCGATACACAGTGACACGCCACCAATGACCTATCGAGCAGGGATAATCGGCACCGGCGGGATCGCCGGAATGGGAATCCTCGGAATGCACGACGAGGACGCCATCGGACAGGAGAAGATACGCGCCAGCCACGCGGGCGGGTACGACGCCGCGCCGGGTATCGAACTCGTCGCGGTCGCCGACATCGACGAGGAGAACCTCCGTCGGTTCGGCGAGGCGTGGGAGATCCCGCCCGAGCGCCGCTACGAGGGCCACGAGGCGATGCTGGCCGAGGAGGACCTGGACGCGGTGTCGGTGTGCACGCCGTCGTTCCTGCACCGCGACCACGTCGTCGACGCCGCGCGGTCCGCGGCCGCTCCCGACGTCGTCTGGTGCGAGAAGCCGATCGCCTCCGGCGTGTCCGACGCCGAGGAGATGATCGAGGCGTGCGACGACGCCGACGCGGAGCTTCTCGTCAACCACTCCTTCCGGTTCACGGACAAGCTGCAGCGCCTCCACGCGCTGATACAGGAGGACGACCTCCTCGGCGAGGTCCACTCGGTGTCGAGCCAGTTCAGGATGGAACTGCTCCGGAACTCGACCCACCTGCTCGATATGCTCGTCTATCTGCTGAACGCCCGGGCGGATCAGGTCTCCGGGTACATCTCGCGGGAAAACGAGGCGGTCGATTCGCTCGAGGCGGACCGGGACGTCGACGACGCCGCAGGCGGGGGGTACGTCCTGCTCGACGACGGGACGTTCGCCACGATCGACTGCACCATCCCGCGGGACGACTCGTCGATGACCCTGTCGTTCGTCGGGAGTGAAGGCAAACTGTACATGAACAACGACGACGGAGAGTGGCGCTACTGGTCGCTCGAGGACGGGGAGCACGTCGAGGAGCCGCTGCCCGGCATCGAGGGGGCGTGGACGTGGGACGACGACTACGAATCGGCCTTCGAGAACGCGGCGACCCACGTCGTCGCCCTGCTCGACGGCGAAGCGACGAACCGCTCGCCGGGCCTGGAGGCGCTCCGATCGCTGGAGATCATCGTCGGGTTTTACATCTCCCACTACACGGGCGGTGACGTCTCGATCCCGCTCGACAGACCGCTCCGCGACGTGACGATCACGTCCTGGTGACGCTTCGAGATGTGGCCGGAACGCGGCGACACCCGGCGCGTAGCATCGGAGATCAAACGCATTTCCTTTATTAATAGAAATCTGATTAGATGATCGAAGTAACGGATTTATTATGTTTTCGATGTCGTGTAGATCGACAGTCCAAACGGAGATCATCAGCCGGCCCGCGGGGGTGAAAGGAGTCCGCCGATGGTTGTCGACTGGCTCGGATACAAAAGTGCTGTTCTCGCCATAAAATGGCGATTTTGAACTGAGTATCTAATTATATATCTTAAGATAGTAAAAATAATATATAATTTCTTGATATAGGTGCGGATTTTAAATATATCTGCCGCGGATCGTCGTCAAGTGAGTTACGGCAGATTTTAGCTCCTAGTCACGGTTATTTCTCCGGTTTTATCGAACAGATCACCGCGATCAGGAGGTGATAAATGGGAGATCTCGTCGGTTTCTTCACTCGGGCGCGTCCGCGCTCTGTGGTGGTGTCTGGAGCAACCAGATTTGGACGTTTGCCCGTCCGATTTCCGGCAGTATATAAGATTAGAATATATAACAGATATATGGTTTTATGC containing:
- a CDS encoding fumarylacetoacetate hydrolase family protein, encoding MRRVRFSDPAGSVRTGTWTEDGIEFGGRTYDPETVDVRSPVKPSKIVCVGLNYADHAEEEGMELPDRPMLFLKPPNTVSGHGDEIPLPPGKESVEYEAELGVVIGEQCRNVPEEEAMSVVDGFTCLNDVSNRDDQRVEQNWVRGKAFDNAAPVGPVVATPDEVPDDAAVELRVNGEVRQSSSRDQFIFSVEELIAEITAYMTLEPGDVISTGTPAGVGPLSDGDVVEVEIEGVGVLENEFTRR
- a CDS encoding universal stress protein — its product is MVIVAAISGSEQSMEVVAQANELARAFEDELHLVHVIEETEYTRLVEKQSNARETDSGSVEENAAAAATDGVDEIVDADYEIVGRVGNPSKKVLEYADEVDARYVVVGGRSRSPTGKALFGSVTQSILLNTERPVVTLTETE
- a CDS encoding LUD domain-containing protein: MSESEQLDADRIRTLLESEGDEIKENTRLFNAERYDAVEAVGEAEHEDNRSRAREIKEDAIERLPELVDRTREAVEANGGTVYVADDAADANRYISEVADDADADSVVKSKSMTTEEIDLNEALEADGLDVWETDLGEFVVQIAEEAPSHIVGPSLHKSREEITELFEREFDPDESLDSAEKLTAFAREYLGGRIDDAEVGVTGANFVMADSGSIALVTNEGNARKCASIPDTHVAVAGIEKIIPSVAELEPFAELISRSATGQEIPQYLSLLTPPVDTPAIDFDSEDEPGFGNSDADREFHLVLLDNGRREMREDDDLRETLYCIRCGACANSCANFQSVGGHAFGGETYTGGIATGWEAGIEGNDVAEEFNDLCTGCSRCVNACPVKIDIPWINTVVRDRINRGKDPGFDDMLVDGLMPDEEESGTPLRKRFFGNFETAAKIGSATAPLSNAVASTGLARKAMESVLGVDARRDLPEFERTTLRDWAEGRESPVEAPERRVALYPDVYTNYVQTERGKAAVRVLEALGCEVVVPDVGGSGRAPLSQGMIATAERKAEDVAESVLPYVEDGYDVVVVEPSDLAMFRREYEKLLPAEEHERIDQGSYEILEYVFGLLENGASADALPGGDGDGVAYHSHCQQRTLGLESYTETVLERLGYDVLTSDVECCGMAGSFGYKSEYYDLSMDVGATLADQFEAVADERTVVASGTSCMEQLDSLLSPGTRHPVELLDPAGR
- a CDS encoding LUD domain-containing protein, with protein sequence MSSGSVEQFQQSLSRLDAASTVVSPDELEATIADLADPPAIGAELPFDDLSLAETPVTLGPSPAQLRDAVTGVTGSRMGIASLGTVAVESREEGDEFVALYPERHVVVIKASDLRSDLADAFGWIRGEFEADRQSFILATGPSSTGDMGALVQGVHGPEQVHIVIVRDNE
- a CDS encoding mandelate racemase/muconate lactonizing enzyme family protein, producing MTRKSADTIRSADTALYRVPNDQVLEDATQSFDTLEIVSVTLESEGGRRGLGFTYTIGRGGAATKRFLDDELVPLLEGQPVAPRTVRSNLRGNTTFVGREGISEFAVAAVDIAVWDLLGKITGLPLCELLGGARRPVPMYETDGGWLQYDADTLVENAKGIAEDGFAGMKMKVGSSVDRDVTRVRAVRDALPADLDLMLDANCSYTVPEARDLAGRLDDAAITWLEEPLPKGDYASYADLRERIDVPIATGENFYNETQFRQVIDRNAVDYLQPDVCRVGGISPWLNVAEQAAATGLALSPHYIEPLHAHLACAFDNVPYIEHHSTVLDELLADPVAVEDGEILPPDRPGHGMAFEGADAYRVN